A genomic segment from Eremothecium gossypii ATCC 10895 chromosome III, complete sequence encodes:
- a CDS encoding ACR247W-Ap (NOHBY336; No homolog in Saccharomyces cerevisiae; Syntenic homolog of Saccharomyces kluyveri SAKL0C06204g) — protein sequence MQVAGSKYETLRSAAAAKSGVAKQRQNKSTLQRRLRSLSGRQPKRWHCESTPRQGVVIDESLAHLAMQQENNGFFYIIELPTPGTVLEDAPSPRYETEEPPAWGTGDQDARPDPARRLQQACSIVVEELPDQEDIEMSDVY from the coding sequence ATGCAAGTAGCAGGCAGCAAGTATGAGACGCTCAGGAGCGCCGCGGCTGCCAAGTCGGGCGTAGCCAAGCAGAGACAGAACAAGAGCACGCTCCAGCGACGCCTGCGATCGCTGAGCGGGCGCCAGCCGAAGCGTTGGCACTGCGAGAGCACGCCGCGCCAAGGCGTGGTCATCGATGAGTCGCTTGCCCACCTTGCGATGCAACAGGAAAACAACGGCTTTTTCTACATCATCGAGCTCCCGACGCCGGGGACCGTGCTCGAGGACGCGCCGTCACCGCGCTACGAGACGGAGGAGCCACCTGCTTGGGGCACGGGCGATCAGGACGCGAGGCCAGACCCTGCtcggcggctgcagcaggctTGCAGCATTGTTGTCGAGGAGCTGCCGGACCAGGAAGACATTGAGATGTCCGACGTGTACTAG
- the TIM17 gene encoding protein transporter TIM17 (Syntenic homolog of Saccharomyces cerevisiae YJL143W (TIM17)), translated as MTADHSRDPCPLVVLSDFGGAFAMGVIGGCVWHGIKGFRNSPLGERGSGAMSALKARAPVVGGNFGVWGGLFSTFDCAVKAVRKREDPWNAIIAGFFTGGALAIRGGWKHTRNSAITCAALLGVFEGVGLMFQRYSAWQAKPMAPPLPDQPQPMQA; from the coding sequence ATGACTGCTGACCATTCTAGAGACCCCTGCCCGCTCGTGGTGCTGAGCGACTTTGGAGGTGCGTTCGCCATGGGTGTCATCGGTGGGTGTGTGTGGCACGGTATCAAGGGCTTCAGAAACTCGCCGCTTGGGGAGCGGGGATCCGGGGCGATGAGTGCGTTAAAGGCTCGGGCGCCGGTTGTTGGAGGTAACTTCGGTGTCTGGGGTGGGCTGTTCTCTACGTTCGACTGTGCGGTCAAGGCCGTGCGCAAGAGAGAGGACCCCTGGAACGCTATCATTGCTGGGTTCTTCACGGGTGGCGCGCTGGCCATCAGAGGCGGGTGGAAGCATACGCGCAACAGTGCGATCACGTGCGCGGCGCTGTTGGGTGTCTTTGAGGGTGTCGGGCTGATGTTCCAGCGCTATTCTGCTTGGCAAGCCAAGCCGatggcgccgccgctgcccgACCAGCCGCAGCCCATGCAAGCCTAA
- the YAK1 gene encoding serine/threonine protein kinase YAK1 (Syntenic homolog of Saccharomyces cerevisiae YJL141C (YAK1)), producing the protein MKEERKSIWNPAFDMSAGAAKTGKVLGRQSFRNPWGEPGSPAGRRQSGFQQLATTFEEGQGEEERARRRSSLIVPPTRAAGPEPLLRETYGDSWGYGSEFQRRQSVAVAGTYHSPGYFETGAQQPSTSPSLMVAHAVPYRKLSAYPPLAGALVPAASLNSTLRGSAGGVAAAVPQMRKVGARQELAPVLHAMPKFRRASLNSKTVSPLIALTKSLIITYSLCSDEFSYQTSKNPKRLLTKPSEGKLNNGHDNINSDYILYVNDVLGMEQQRKYLILDILGQGTFGQVVKCQNMQTKEIVAVKVVKSKTEYLNQSIMEAKILELLNKRIDPLNQHHFLRLHDSFVHKNHLCLVFELLSNNLYELLKQNKFHGLSMNLIKNFCKQLLDSLCVLKESKLIHCDLKPENVLLVSPDRPELKVIDFGSACEEARTVYTYIQSRFYRAPEVLMGIPYSTSIDMWSFGCIVAELFLGIPVFPGASEFNQMTRIVEMLGVPPPWMCEMGKNTYNFFRKLHPQEKAWALKTVDEYNVEFNASEEVGKQYFKWTKLDDVIRNYRISKKIGASSQLLEREMQDRQCLTHFLFGVLNLNPLERWTPQQALLHPFITGQPFDKEWYPPGTLPKKVNKLPSLQDGATKELNKLHLGE; encoded by the coding sequence ATGAAAGAGGAGCGCAAAAGTATATGGAACCCCGCGTTCGACATGAGCGCAGGCGCGGCGAAAACTGGCAAGGTGCTGGGGCGACAGAGTTTCCGAAACCCATGGGGCGAGCCTGGGTCGCCGGCCGGGCGGCGGCAGTCCGGGTttcagcagctggcgaCGACGTTTGAGGAGGGGCAGGGGGAGGAGGagcgggcgcggcggcggtcGAGCCTGATAGTGCCGCCCACGCGGGCGGCAGGGCCGGAGCCGCTACTGCGGGAGACGTACGGGGACAGCTGGGGCTACGGGAGCGAGTTCCAGCGGCGACAGAGTGTGGCAGTAGCGGGGACGTACCACAGCCCGGGGTATTTCGAGACAGGCGCGCAGCAACCGTCGACGTCGCCGAGCCTGATGGTGGCACACGCGGTGCCGTACCGCAAGCTGAGCGCGTACCCGCCGCTTGCTGGCGCGCTGGTGCCCGCGGCGTCGCTGAACTCGACGCTGCGCGGGTCGGCGGGCGgggtggcggcggcggtgccgcAGATGCGCAAAGTGGGGGCGCGGCAGGAGCTGGCGCCGGTGCTGCACGCGATGCCGAAGTTCCGGCGGGCGTCGCTGAACAGCAAGACGGTGTCGCCGCTGATCGCGTTGACAAAGTCGCTGATCATCACGTACTCGCTGTGCTCGGACGAGTTCTCGTACCAGACGTCGAAGAACCCAAAGCGGCTGCTGACGAAGCCCAGCGAGGGCAAGCTTAACAACGGGCACGACAACATCAACAGCGACTACATCCTGTACGTGAACGATGTTCTGGGCatggagcagcagcgcaagTATCTGATCCTCGATATCCTGGGGCAGGGCACGTTCGGCCAGGTGGTCAAGTGCCAGAACATGCAGACGAAGGAGATCGTGGCGGTGAAGGTGGTCAAGAGCAAGACGGAGTACCTGAACCAGAGCATCATGGAAGCCAAGATcctggagctgctgaacAAGCGCATCGACCCCCTCAACCAGCATCACTTCCTGCGCCTGCACGACTCCTTTGTGCACAAGAACCACCTCTGTCTGGTGTTCGAGCTGCTCAGTAACAACCTATACGAGCTGCTCAAGCAGAACAAGTTCCACGGTCTTTCCATGAACCTGATCAAAAACTTCTgcaagcagctgctggactCCCTGTGTGTGCTGAAGGAGAGCAAGCTCATCCATTGTGACCTGAAGCCGGAGAATGTGCTGTTGGTCTCGCCCGACCGTCCGGAACTCAAAGTGATCGACTTTGGGTCCGCCTGCGAAGAGGCCCGCACCGTCTACACATACATCCAGTCGCGGTTTTACCGCGCGCCGGAGGTGCTTATGGGGATTCCCTACTCTACAAGCATAGACATGTGGTCCTTCGGTTGTATTGTGGCAGAATTATTTCTTGGCATACCAGTGTTTCCGGGAGCCTCCGAATTCAACCAAATGACCAGGATAGTGGAAATGCTGGGCGTCCCACCTCCTTGGATGTGTGAGATGGGCAAAAATACATACAATTTCTTCAGAAAACTGCATCCTCAGGAAAAGGCATGGGCCCTGAAAACTGTGGATGAGTACAATGTGGAATTCAATGCAAGCGAGGAAGTCGGCAAGCAGTACTTTAAATGGACCAAGTTGGACGATGTGATCAGAAACTATCGAATTTcaaaaaaaataggcgcTTCCTCACAGCTGTTGGAAAGAGAAATGCAGGATAGACAATGTCTAACACACTTCCTGTTTGGCGTGCTGAACTTGAACCCGCTGGAGCGCTGGACTCCTCAGCAGGCGTTATTACACCCGTTCATTACTGGACAGCCTTTTGACAAGGAGTGGTATCCACCCGGAACGCTGCCGAAGAAAGTAAATAAGCTTCCCTCGCTACAAGATGGGGCTACCAAAGAACTCAACAAACTACATCTGGGTGAATAA
- the RPB4 gene encoding DNA-directed RNA polymerase II subunit RPB4 (Syntenic homolog of Saccharomyces cerevisiae YJL140W (RPB4)) — MNVSTSTISTKRRGLKKVVEEENAATLQLGEEFQLRQINHQGQEEELIALNLSEARLVIKEALQHRRRVFGQWRDGLEEDEADGEHNMTQEKELAMLDKLLEKTTGGQNQALKQTMVYLTNFARFRDQETVTAVTQLLASTGLHPFEIAQLGSLACEDADEAKTLVPSLGNKISDEDLERILKELSNLETLY, encoded by the coding sequence ATGAATGTCTCCACGTCTACAATATCGACTAAGCGGCGCGGGCTGAAGAAGgtggtggaggaggagaatGCTGCGACGTTGCAGCTGGGGGAGGAATTTCAGCTGCGACAGATCAACCACCAGGGCCAGGAAGAAGAGCTGATCGCGCTGAACCTCAGCGAGGCACGGCTGGTGATCAaggaggcgctgcagcaccGGCGGCGGGTGTTCGGGCAGTGGCGGGACGggctggaggaggacgaggcGGACGGGGAACACAATATGACGCAGGAGAAGGAGCTGGCGATGCTGGACAAGCTGCTGGAGAAGACGACGGGGGGACAGAACCAGGCGCTGAAGCAGACGATGGTGTACCTGACGAACTTCGCGCGGTTCCGGGACCAGGAGACGGTGACGGCGGTgacgcagctgctggcgtCGACGGGACTGCACCCGTTCGAGATTGCGCAGCTGGGGTCGCTGGCGTGCGAGGACGCGGACGAGGCCAAGACGCTGGTGCCGAGCCTGGGGAACAAGATCTCGGACGAGGACCTGGAGCGGATCCTGAAGGAGCTGTCGAACCTGGAGACGCTGTACTAG
- the YUR1 gene encoding mannosyltransferase YUR1 (Syntenic homolog of Saccharomyces cerevisiae YKR061W (KTR2) and YJL139C (YUR1)): MRNRWSHLLLVLFAGATILALLGRLKNVGERSLDQWYAARSYEILHKFDNVRRYDQLFRPPKMSTNSYVDLLEFRPLVADGPRENATLLMLCRNWELPGVLSSMRSLEDRFNSRFHYDWVFLNDVPFDVDFVEATSAMASGRTFYGLVPDEDWNTPRWIDPLRYEECLQDMLAKDVPYGGSRSYRNMCRFNSGFFFRQELLDNYDYYFRVEPNVEYFCDFPYDPFRVMREHRKKYGFVITLTEYEQTVPTLWQAVRAFAAEHPELVDLATNLHEFVTSGPAAPSALADLEYNLCHFWSNFEIGDLNFFRSPAYLTFFEHLDRAGGFYYERWGDAPVHSLAAALLLRADEVHHFEEIGYFHVPYGTCPSAHVARLAQRCVCNFGREAVDIEHTSHSCLDHWWRRGGGKFFLSM; encoded by the coding sequence ATGAGAAATAGATGGTCACATCTGCTCTTGGTTCTGTTCGCCGGTGCAACCATCCTCGCACTTTTGGGCAGACTGAAAAATGTGGGCGAGCGTTCGCTGGACCAATGGTACGCAGCGAGGTCGTACGAGATATTGCACAAGTTCGACAACGTGAGGCGATATGACCAGTTGTTCCGTCCGCCGAAGATGTCGACCAATTCCTACGTAGACCTGCTGGAGTTCCGACCTCTAGTCGCCGACGGCCCACGCGAAAATGCGACCTTGCTCATGCTCTGTCGCAATTGGGAGCTTCCCGGGGTGCTGAGCTCCATGCGCTCCCTCGAGGATCGGTTTAACAGCCGCTTCCACTACGATTGGGTGTTCCTGAACGACGTGCCGTTTGACGTGGACTTCGTGGAGGCCACCAGCGCGATGGCCAGCGGCCGGACCTTCTACGGGCTGGTGCCCGACGAGGACTGGAACACGCCCCGCTGGATCGACCCGCTGCGCTACGAGGAGTGCCTGCAGGATATGCTCGCGAAGGACGTCCCGTACGGTGGCTCACGGTCGTACCGCAACATGTGCAGATTCAACTCCGGGTTCTTCTTCCGGCAAGAGTTGCTGGACAACTACGACTACTACTTCCGCGTGGAGCCAAACGTCGAATACTTCTGTGACTTCCCGTATGACCCCTTCCGCGTCATGCGCGAGCACCGCAAGAAGTACGGCTTCGTCATCACGCTGACGGAGTACGAGCAGACCGTGCCTACGCTGTGGCAGGCCGTGCGCGCGTTCGCAGCCGAGCACCCGGAGCTCGTGGACCTCGCCACCAACCTGCACGAGTTCGTCACCAGCGGGCCCGCGGCCCCCTCCGCCCTCGCAGACCTCGAATACAACCTGTGTCACTTCTGGTCCAACTTCGAAATCGGCGACCTCAACTTCTTCCGCAGCCCGGCGTACCTGACCTTCTTCGAGCACCTCGACCGCGCCGGCGGCTTCTACTACGAGCGCTGGGGCGACGCGCCCGTCCACTccctcgccgccgcgctgctccTGCGCGCCGACGAGGTGCACCACTTCGAGGAGATCGGCTACTTCCACGTGCCCTACGGCACGTGCCCGTCCGCGCACGTCGCGCGTCTCGCGCAGCGCTGCGTCTGCAACTTCGGCCGCGAGGCCGTCGACATCGAGCACACATCGCACTCCTGTCTCGACCACTGGtggcgccgcggcggcggcaaGTTCTTCCTGTCTATGTAG